In one window of Pelorhabdus rhamnosifermentans DNA:
- the remA gene encoding extracellular matrix/biofilm regulator RemA, which translates to MEIKLINIGFGNIVSANRIISIVSPESAPIKRIIQEARDRGMLIDATYGRRTRAVIIVDSDHVILSAVQPETVAHRLASRDTSDDEE; encoded by the coding sequence ATGGAAATTAAACTTATTAATATTGGTTTTGGCAATATTGTATCAGCAAATCGCATTATATCCATTGTCAGTCCTGAGTCTGCACCAATAAAACGAATTATTCAAGAAGCGCGTGATCGAGGGATGCTAATTGATGCTACATATGGTCGTCGGACGCGTGCCGTTATTATTGTCGATAGTGATCATGTCATTTTATCTGCTGTACAGCCTGAAACGGTAGCTCATCGTCTAGCAAGTAGGGATACGAGTGACGATGAAGAATAA
- the coaBC gene encoding bifunctional phosphopantothenoylcysteine decarboxylase/phosphopantothenate--cysteine ligase CoaBC: protein MSLAGKQVVLGVTGGIAVYKAVDIVSRLRKMGAIVHVIMTESAARFVTPLTFQEMSANPVVVSMWGEMKQWNVEHIALATMADVFLVAPATANIIGKIANGIADDMLSTTVMATKAPVIFAPAMNTQMYCNPIVQKNIQELTLLGYQFIEPARGLLACGTEGVGRLPDPCDIVNFVVDHVAAENDFAGKNLLVTAGGTREAIDPVRYIGNRSSGKMGYAIAAQAARRGAKVILVSGATGLSHPPNVTVVKVESAAEMREEVLKNFFSCDIVVKAAAVADYRPEVAEMQKIKKNDDTLILKLTKNPDILRELGQIKERQLLVGFAAETQNVVNYAKKKLNEKNLDMIVANDVTAPGAGFNVDTNIAKLLFRDGKIVDLPQMPKEKLACCILDYIRELVTNRT from the coding sequence GTGTCACTTGCAGGTAAACAGGTTGTCCTTGGAGTGACTGGTGGGATCGCTGTTTATAAGGCAGTGGATATTGTCAGTAGATTACGTAAAATGGGTGCTATTGTTCATGTTATTATGACGGAATCGGCAGCTCGTTTTGTTACGCCGCTGACTTTCCAGGAAATGAGTGCCAACCCGGTTGTTGTCAGCATGTGGGGAGAAATGAAACAGTGGAATGTTGAGCATATTGCTTTGGCAACCATGGCTGATGTCTTTTTAGTTGCACCGGCGACAGCAAATATCATTGGGAAAATAGCGAATGGTATTGCTGATGATATGCTTTCAACGACAGTGATGGCGACGAAAGCGCCGGTGATTTTTGCACCAGCCATGAACACACAGATGTATTGCAATCCGATTGTGCAAAAAAATATCCAGGAACTTACATTGCTTGGTTATCAGTTTATAGAACCTGCGCGCGGGCTACTCGCTTGCGGTACTGAAGGTGTGGGGCGTTTGCCAGATCCTTGTGATATCGTGAATTTTGTCGTCGACCATGTTGCTGCTGAGAATGATTTTGCAGGAAAAAATTTATTAGTCACAGCAGGCGGTACAAGGGAAGCCATTGACCCTGTCCGTTATATCGGCAATCGTTCAAGCGGGAAAATGGGTTACGCCATTGCAGCACAAGCCGCACGCCGCGGGGCAAAGGTGATTCTTGTTTCAGGTGCAACAGGACTTTCCCATCCGCCGAATGTTACGGTGGTTAAAGTGGAAAGTGCTGCTGAAATGCGCGAGGAAGTGCTGAAGAATTTTTTTTCCTGTGATATTGTTGTGAAAGCGGCCGCTGTGGCTGATTATCGTCCTGAAGTTGCTGAGATGCAAAAAATCAAAAAGAATGATGATACGCTTATTTTAAAATTAACAAAAAATCCGGATATTTTGCGGGAATTGGGTCAAATTAAAGAAAGACAGCTTCTTGTTGGTTTTGCTGCTGAGACACAAAATGTTGTGAATTATGCAAAGAAAAAATTGAACGAGAAAAATTTAGATATGATTGTGGCCAATGATGTTACAGCGCCTGGCGCTGGATTTAATGTCGACACGAATATTGCCAAACTTCTTTTTCGGGATGGAAAAATCGTTGATTTGCCGCAAATGCCGAAGGAGAAGCTTGCTTGTTGTATTCTCGACTATATTCGCGAATTAGTTACAAATAGGACTTGA
- the gmk gene encoding guanylate kinase, with amino-acid sequence MKNKDGRKLRRQGALLVISGPSGAGKGTICKALLRSSPAIHYSISVTTRAKRAGEEHGVNYWFLSEERFQEMRNKNELLEWAEVYGNYYGTPRRYVEEELAAGHDVILEIDIQGAMKVKHSFPQGVFIYILPPSFDELEHRIVTRGTDSESVIRKRLGCVKQELTCAKEYHYVVVNDIVETAVSQVKSIIEAEHCRISRNTAVIEQICTCGSLVNEK; translated from the coding sequence ATGAAGAATAAAGACGGCAGAAAATTACGACGCCAGGGAGCTCTGCTCGTAATTTCCGGTCCATCTGGAGCTGGCAAAGGAACGATTTGCAAAGCTTTATTGCGTTCCTCTCCTGCGATTCATTATTCTATTTCCGTTACGACACGTGCCAAACGCGCGGGCGAAGAACATGGTGTGAATTATTGGTTCCTTTCTGAAGAGAGATTTCAAGAAATGCGTAACAAAAATGAGTTATTAGAATGGGCCGAAGTTTATGGAAACTATTATGGAACTCCGCGCCGTTATGTGGAAGAAGAGCTTGCGGCGGGACATGATGTGATACTGGAAATTGATATTCAAGGGGCTATGAAAGTCAAGCATTCTTTTCCACAAGGGGTCTTTATCTACATTTTGCCACCTTCTTTTGATGAACTGGAACATCGAATTGTAACAAGGGGAACAGATAGCGAAAGTGTAATTAGAAAACGGTTGGGCTGTGTTAAGCAAGAACTTACTTGTGCCAAGGAGTATCATTATGTTGTTGTCAATGATATTGTTGAAACAGCAGTTAGTCAGGTAAAATCAATTATTGAAGCGGAACATTGTCGCATTTCTCGTAACACGGCTGTAATTGAACAAATTTGTACATGCGGCAGTCTTGTAAATGAAAAATAG
- the dapF gene encoding diaminopimelate epimerase, producing the protein MQFTKVHGQGNDFVVIDGTKEKVADYSKAAVMVCDRHYGIGADGFVIILPSKTEDFRMRIFNSDGSEAEMCGNVTRCVARYVFEHGLTKKTKITLETLAGVIIPELIIKDGVIETVRVDMGEPRLTRSLIPVTGDGNAQAVNIPITVGEQIFMGTCVSMGNPHCVIFVDNMSDVDLEQVGPQIETHPMFPKKTNVEFVQVLSKAEMRMRVWERGAAVTLACGTGTSATIVAAVLNDKTERKALVHLDGGDLVVEWAENNHVYMSGPAVEVYSGQYFGNLS; encoded by the coding sequence ATGCAATTTACGAAGGTTCATGGTCAAGGTAATGATTTTGTAGTGATTGATGGAACAAAAGAAAAAGTTGCTGATTACAGTAAGGCGGCTGTTATGGTTTGTGATCGCCATTATGGCATTGGTGCCGATGGTTTTGTCATTATTTTACCATCGAAAACGGAAGATTTTCGCATGCGCATCTTTAATTCAGATGGCAGTGAAGCCGAGATGTGTGGCAATGTGACGCGCTGTGTGGCACGGTATGTATTTGAACACGGTTTGACGAAAAAAACTAAGATTACGCTGGAAACATTAGCAGGTGTAATTATTCCCGAGCTGATCATCAAAGACGGTGTTATTGAGACGGTACGGGTAGATATGGGCGAACCGCGTTTGACGCGAAGCCTTATTCCTGTGACAGGCGATGGCAATGCTCAAGCTGTCAATATCCCGATTACAGTGGGAGAGCAAATATTTATGGGAACGTGTGTTTCGATGGGGAATCCTCATTGTGTGATTTTTGTTGATAATATGTCTGACGTTGATTTGGAACAAGTGGGGCCGCAAATTGAAACGCACCCCATGTTTCCGAAAAAAACCAATGTAGAATTTGTTCAGGTTCTAAGTAAAGCTGAAATGCGTATGCGTGTATGGGAACGGGGTGCTGCTGTGACACTTGCCTGCGGGACAGGAACGAGTGCTACTATTGTGGCAGCTGTCTTGAATGACAAGACGGAACGGAAGGCCCTTGTTCATCTAGATGGCGGTGATTTAGTTGTGGAATGGGCCGAAAATAATCATGTCTATATGTCAGGCCCCGCTGTAGAAGTTTATTCTGGTCAGTATTTCGGAAATTTATCTTGA
- the metK gene encoding methionine adenosyltransferase, which translates to MANRQQFFTSESVTEGHPDKIADQISDSILDALIGQDPFARVACETLITTGQVHVAGEITTNCYVDIPKIVRNTIKDIGYTRAKFGFDGDTCGVLISIDEQSADIAMGVDKALEAKKGEMEIDAIGAGDQGMMFGYATNETDDFMPLPISLAHKLSLQLSSVRKSNKLPYLRPDGKTQVTVEYVDGKPKRIDTIVISTQHGPEVDLKTIEEDLVAHVIKPIVPSELLDNDTKYYINPTGRFVVGGPQGDCGLTGRKIIVDTYGGMARHGGGAFSGKDPTKVDRSGAYAARYVAKNIVAGGLADKCEIQLAYAIGVAQPVSILVETFDTGKVDDAVIVALVKKHFDLRPAGIIKMLDLRRPIYRQTAAYGHFGRNDLNLPWEKTDKAAILRQEAGL; encoded by the coding sequence ATGGCAAATAGACAGCAGTTTTTTACATCTGAATCAGTTACTGAAGGACATCCCGATAAGATAGCTGATCAAATATCGGATAGTATTTTAGATGCTTTAATTGGGCAGGACCCCTTTGCCAGAGTGGCTTGTGAGACTCTTATTACAACAGGGCAGGTTCATGTGGCTGGCGAAATTACAACAAATTGTTATGTCGATATACCGAAAATTGTGCGCAATACAATTAAAGATATTGGTTATACGCGGGCAAAATTTGGGTTTGACGGTGACACGTGCGGCGTGTTAATTTCCATTGATGAGCAATCAGCCGATATTGCGATGGGAGTTGATAAAGCCCTGGAAGCTAAAAAAGGTGAAATGGAGATCGATGCTATTGGGGCAGGAGACCAAGGCATGATGTTTGGTTATGCAACAAATGAAACAGATGATTTCATGCCTTTGCCGATTTCTTTGGCTCATAAACTTTCTCTTCAGTTATCATCGGTAAGAAAGTCAAATAAATTGCCTTATTTGCGTCCGGATGGTAAAACACAGGTTACTGTGGAATATGTTGATGGCAAGCCAAAACGGATTGATACCATTGTTATTTCGACTCAGCACGGACCTGAAGTGGACTTAAAAACGATTGAGGAAGATCTTGTTGCTCATGTGATTAAACCGATTGTTCCGAGTGAATTACTTGATAATGATACGAAATATTATATTAATCCAACAGGCCGTTTTGTTGTGGGGGGGCCTCAGGGGGATTGTGGGCTGACAGGCCGGAAAATTATTGTTGATACTTATGGCGGGATGGCTCGTCATGGCGGCGGTGCTTTTTCAGGCAAGGATCCAACGAAGGTAGACCGCAGTGGTGCTTATGCTGCTCGTTATGTGGCTAAAAATATTGTGGCAGGTGGTTTGGCTGATAAATGCGAAATTCAGCTTGCTTATGCCATTGGTGTTGCTCAGCCTGTTTCTATTTTAGTTGAAACATTTGATACAGGTAAAGTGGATGATGCTGTTATTGTAGCGCTTGTGAAGAAACATTTTGATTTGCGTCCAGCAGGAATTATTAAAATGCTTGATTTGCGCCGTCCTATTTATCGTCAGACAGCAGCTTATGGACATTTTGGTCGCAATGATCTAAATCTGCCTTGGGAGAAGACAGATAAAGCGGCTATTCTTCGGCAGGAAGCAGGTTTGTAA
- the rpoZ gene encoding DNA-directed RNA polymerase subunit omega, with protein MIYPSLDRLVNKVDSKYTLVVLAAKRARQLMDGEEQLVECRSSKPVTMALEEIAQSKIGYERTKAGIK; from the coding sequence ATGATTTATCCATCATTAGATAGATTAGTGAATAAGGTAGACAGTAAATATACTTTAGTTGTGCTTGCTGCCAAACGGGCCCGCCAGCTTATGGACGGTGAGGAACAACTTGTTGAATGTAGATCAAGTAAGCCTGTAACGATGGCTTTAGAAGAAATTGCTCAATCAAAGATTGGTTATGAACGCACGAAAGCAGGCATAAAATAG
- a CDS encoding cation-translocating P-type ATPase yields the protein MVKEKWYLRSADDVIDYFRSHGEEGLTTQEVRSRLSRHGYNEMAAAQRASRWQIFISQFQDFMVLVLLAATLISAFLGEYADSFTILVIVIVNAALGYFQEYRAEESIETLKKMVAPIALVIRNGMVQQVPARSLVPGDILVLEAGQKIAADARLIECQFLEADEAVLTGESLSVRKNCYPIAAENSSLGDQNNMTFSGTTVTRGRGKGVVCATGMDTEVGQIADLMSAIGHEETPLEKRLEQLGKKLVWSCLIICLLVVITGVMKGESLFLMCMAGISLAVAAIPEGLPAIVTVALALGVQRMIRRNAIIRKLPAVETLGCITAICSDKTGTLTQNVMTVREIYINGTSYETTGLGYEIQGEFLCNKQKVSLQAESILDRCLRVGVYCNNSVLKKNTVSIGGSWRKRTTEFSIEGDPTEGALIIAGAKAGIWRNDLEKQAKRICEIPFEPERRRMSVLYEESPQEWTLYTKGAVDTILDLCRYQESATGPALFSDDDKQSILAANAQLTDKALRVLALAYRKISALPVVQSETENLECDLVFVGLMGMIDPPREAAKQSIMVCRQAGIKTIMITGDHPNTAVAIAQELSMYQAGKSRVLTGAELDALNDREFKKIVNDVVVYARVSPSHKLRIVRALKQRGHIVAMTGDGVNDAPAIKEADIGIAMGKTGTDVAKEASAMILTDDDFATIVAAVEEGRGIYDNIRKFIRYLLACNMGEVLTMFAAALLGVPLPLLPVQILWVNLVTDGLPAMALGVDGHDRNIMFRPPRFPGESVFSRGLSHKIMARGFQIGFSTLGVFAYVYFIKDDLVLARTMAFTTLVFCQLFHVFDCRSEVASIMDVGFFTNKYLIGAVSCSVLMQLAVLYIPVLRNVFATVPLLPTDWALVLIVSGWTFLLTILKKILWRRTASRSVFSRT from the coding sequence GTGGTGAAAGAAAAATGGTATTTACGTTCAGCTGATGATGTGATTGACTATTTTAGAAGTCATGGCGAAGAAGGACTGACAACGCAGGAGGTGCGAAGCCGGTTGTCACGTCATGGATATAATGAAATGGCAGCAGCGCAGCGCGCATCGCGTTGGCAGATTTTTATTAGTCAGTTTCAAGATTTTATGGTTCTGGTACTTCTGGCTGCTACACTTATTTCCGCTTTTCTTGGCGAATATGCCGATTCCTTTACTATTCTTGTGATTGTCATCGTTAACGCTGCACTCGGCTATTTTCAAGAATATCGGGCTGAAGAATCCATTGAAACACTAAAAAAAATGGTTGCACCCATAGCGTTAGTCATTCGAAATGGCATGGTCCAGCAAGTGCCGGCACGCTCGCTTGTGCCAGGTGATATTCTGGTCCTTGAGGCTGGTCAAAAAATTGCAGCTGATGCCCGATTGATTGAATGTCAATTTTTAGAGGCCGACGAGGCCGTATTGACAGGAGAATCGCTGTCTGTTCGCAAAAACTGTTACCCTATAGCAGCGGAAAATAGCTCGTTAGGTGATCAAAATAATATGACTTTTAGTGGAACGACTGTGACACGCGGCAGAGGAAAGGGCGTTGTATGTGCTACAGGTATGGACACTGAAGTTGGACAAATTGCCGATCTGATGAGTGCTATTGGACATGAAGAAACGCCTTTGGAAAAACGTCTGGAACAGTTAGGTAAAAAATTAGTCTGGAGTTGCTTAATTATTTGTTTATTAGTTGTTATTACGGGCGTAATGAAAGGTGAGTCGCTGTTTTTAATGTGCATGGCTGGCATTAGTCTCGCTGTGGCGGCTATTCCAGAAGGCTTACCAGCTATTGTGACAGTTGCCCTCGCGTTAGGAGTACAACGAATGATTCGCCGGAATGCTATTATCCGCAAATTACCTGCGGTAGAAACGTTGGGTTGTATTACGGCCATATGTTCCGATAAAACGGGAACCTTAACACAGAATGTCATGACAGTGAGAGAAATTTATATAAACGGTACATCCTATGAGACTACTGGCTTAGGTTATGAAATTCAAGGCGAATTTTTATGTAATAAGCAAAAAGTTTCGTTACAAGCGGAATCTATTTTAGATCGTTGTTTAAGAGTTGGGGTTTATTGTAATAATAGTGTGTTAAAGAAAAATACCGTTTCTATTGGTGGCAGCTGGCGAAAACGAACGACAGAATTTAGTATTGAAGGCGATCCGACAGAAGGGGCCTTAATAATTGCTGGAGCAAAAGCAGGAATTTGGCGTAATGACTTAGAAAAACAAGCTAAAAGAATATGTGAGATTCCCTTTGAACCTGAAAGACGGCGTATGTCTGTTCTTTATGAAGAGAGCCCACAGGAATGGACGCTTTATACGAAAGGCGCTGTGGATACGATACTCGACTTGTGTCGTTATCAAGAATCAGCGACAGGGCCTGCTCTCTTTTCAGATGATGACAAACAATCTATTTTAGCTGCGAATGCTCAGTTAACAGATAAAGCACTACGTGTTTTGGCTTTAGCTTATCGCAAAATCTCTGCACTACCCGTTGTTCAAAGTGAAACGGAAAATTTAGAATGCGACCTTGTTTTTGTTGGGCTCATGGGAATGATTGATCCGCCGCGGGAGGCAGCGAAACAATCTATTATGGTTTGTCGCCAAGCTGGAATTAAAACGATTATGATTACGGGGGATCATCCCAATACTGCTGTGGCTATTGCTCAGGAGCTTTCTATGTATCAAGCGGGAAAGTCCCGCGTATTAACAGGTGCTGAATTAGATGCATTAAATGACAGGGAATTTAAGAAAATAGTGAATGACGTCGTTGTTTATGCACGTGTTTCACCTTCTCATAAGTTGCGTATTGTTAGGGCTTTAAAACAACGGGGGCATATTGTGGCTATGACAGGCGATGGCGTCAATGATGCTCCGGCGATTAAGGAAGCTGATATTGGCATTGCCATGGGAAAAACCGGTACAGATGTTGCAAAAGAGGCTTCAGCTATGATCTTGACTGATGATGATTTTGCGACGATTGTTGCTGCTGTAGAGGAAGGACGGGGTATTTACGATAATATTCGTAAATTTATTCGCTATCTCTTGGCATGTAATATGGGCGAAGTACTGACCATGTTTGCAGCAGCACTACTTGGTGTTCCCTTGCCGCTGTTACCTGTTCAGATTCTTTGGGTGAATTTGGTGACGGATGGGCTTCCTGCTATGGCCCTTGGCGTAGATGGGCATGATCGCAATATTATGTTTCGTCCGCCGCGTTTTCCTGGCGAGAGTGTCTTTTCCCGTGGTCTCAGTCATAAAATTATGGCGCGAGGATTTCAAATTGGATTCAGTACGCTGGGGGTTTTTGCTTATGTTTATTTTATTAAGGATGATTTAGTTTTGGCACGTACGATGGCATTTACGACGTTGGTGTTTTGCCAGTTATTCCATGTTTTTGACTGTCGCTCTGAGGTGGCAAGCATTATGGATGTTGGCTTTTTTACCAATAAATATCTCATTGGGGCCGTGAGTTGTTCCGTCCTTATGCAACTGGCTGTTTTATACATTCCTGTTTTACGGAATGTTTTTGCTACGGTCCCGCTGCTTCCAACTGACTGGGCTCTTGTGCTTATTGTGTCAGGCTGGACTTTTTTACTCACTATATTGAAAAAAATTTTATGGCGTCGGACGGCTTCACGCTCTGTATTTAGTCGTACGTAA
- a CDS encoding Rqc2 family fibronectin-binding protein: MSLDGLNLSALVQELNTELAGGRIDRIFQLDKFTLLFWLRLPGQTLKLLLAGNPEQASIYLTNENFESPLQPPGFCMLLRKHLEDGRIAQIVQQELDRVLYIDIDTLGPQGIIITKRLVFEIMGKHSNIILLQNNVIIDSLRRVGLNISRFRQIVPGKTYESPPGQQKINLLTQTDLTEFWQLFLDATTLTAEKALVNLAFGIGPVTAKEWLWQAGLPPSIKVAELDKDDLASLQDVVTTYLAYFKTHQTMPTLCIDTCNRLLSISAVKPLRPSQVEATCKQFSTMSQAVEYTHKLRPIRILPEKDLLVRQMTAELHKLERKAEKLAEELAESLAADKLKQQGDILMANLTEIPPHSDSVTLADFYSPHQDAQITIELNPAKTAADNAQKYYGAYHKQKRAKELLAEQIATCQQEQAYLDTVLVSLEQAYRNSDIEEIRQELVAAKYIKPTKRRQSVPPSKPLEVIDAQGTRILIGKNNKQNDVLTFKIAHKDDLWFHTKDIPGSHVILQSTGKIDSEQIGFAAALAAYFSKARNSSKVPVDYTKRCYVRKPSGAKPGFVIYEKQTTLYVDPATEQGEKLL; this comes from the coding sequence GTGAGCTTGGATGGACTAAACTTATCTGCTTTGGTACAAGAATTAAACACAGAGCTAGCTGGTGGAAGAATTGATCGCATCTTTCAGCTAGATAAATTTACTTTGCTTTTTTGGCTACGTCTGCCTGGTCAAACGTTAAAATTACTGCTCGCCGGCAATCCGGAACAAGCCAGCATTTATCTTACGAATGAAAATTTTGAAAGTCCCCTCCAGCCACCTGGTTTTTGCATGTTATTACGCAAACATCTGGAAGACGGCCGTATAGCCCAAATTGTCCAGCAAGAACTGGATCGTGTCCTCTATATAGATATTGATACGTTGGGACCGCAAGGAATAATTATCACCAAGCGATTAGTATTTGAAATAATGGGTAAACACAGTAATATTATTCTCCTCCAGAATAATGTGATTATTGATTCGCTGCGCCGTGTCGGTCTCAATATCAGCCGATTTCGACAAATTGTGCCTGGAAAAACCTATGAATCCCCGCCAGGCCAACAAAAAATCAACTTGTTAACTCAAACTGATCTTACCGAGTTCTGGCAGCTCTTTTTAGACGCAACAACATTAACAGCTGAAAAGGCCCTCGTCAATTTAGCATTTGGCATTGGTCCGGTAACAGCCAAAGAGTGGTTATGGCAGGCAGGCCTTCCGCCTTCAATCAAAGTAGCTGAACTAGATAAAGATGATTTAGCCTCACTCCAAGACGTCGTCACGACTTATTTAGCCTATTTTAAAACACATCAAACAATGCCAACCCTCTGCATCGATACCTGTAACCGCTTACTCAGCATTTCAGCTGTAAAGCCGCTGAGGCCATCGCAAGTGGAAGCAACTTGCAAACAATTTTCCACCATGAGCCAAGCTGTTGAATATACTCACAAGTTGCGTCCCATCCGAATCTTACCTGAGAAGGACTTACTTGTCAGACAAATGACTGCAGAACTGCACAAACTAGAACGCAAAGCCGAAAAACTAGCTGAGGAATTAGCTGAATCTCTTGCTGCCGATAAGTTAAAACAACAAGGGGATATCTTAATGGCTAATTTAACTGAGATCCCCCCTCATAGTGATTCTGTCACGCTTGCTGACTTTTACAGTCCCCACCAAGACGCGCAAATTACGATTGAACTAAACCCGGCCAAAACAGCTGCTGATAATGCGCAAAAATATTACGGAGCCTATCACAAACAAAAACGCGCAAAAGAACTTCTTGCTGAACAAATTGCAACATGTCAGCAAGAACAGGCTTATCTCGACACTGTCCTCGTGTCACTCGAACAAGCCTACCGCAATAGTGATATTGAAGAAATTCGCCAGGAATTAGTCGCCGCGAAATATATTAAACCTACAAAACGAAGGCAATCTGTACCGCCCTCGAAACCACTTGAAGTAATCGATGCTCAAGGCACTCGAATTCTAATTGGTAAAAATAACAAGCAAAATGATGTACTTACCTTCAAAATCGCCCATAAAGACGATTTATGGTTTCATACAAAAGACATTCCAGGGTCCCATGTCATTTTGCAAAGCACAGGTAAAATTGATTCTGAACAAATTGGCTTTGCTGCAGCACTTGCCGCCTACTTCAGCAAAGCGCGAAATTCCTCGAAAGTACCTGTCGATTATACAAAACGTTGCTATGTAAGAAAGCCGTCTGGTGCCAAACCCGGTTTTGTGATTTACGAAAAACAAACGACTCTCTATGTCGACCCTGCTACAGAACAAGGTGAAAAACTATTATAA
- a CDS encoding YicC/YloC family endoribonuclease, giving the protein MLKSMTGFGRGEFLDRDHRLVVEIKAVNHRYNEIVIRMPKTFASLEDKIRRQVAVSLTRGRIDVFISVDTYSESKRLVRVDKELAMAYHKAVNELAELFDTGYNESVSQIARYPDVLKVEEVCEDVTLLWPKLSSAIGVALEHLMSMRVAEGNNIEQDFAKRIAGMRKLLAQIEERAPLVVEEYRQKITERMTELLQSVQAAPDEGRLLQEAALFADRISITEEIVRLKSHFDQFTSILDSSEAVGRKLDFLVQEFNRETNTIASKANDFHIATLTVAMKSEIEKVREQIQNIE; this is encoded by the coding sequence GTGCTCAAGAGTATGACTGGTTTTGGACGCGGTGAATTCTTGGATCGAGATCACCGACTCGTTGTGGAAATTAAGGCAGTAAATCATCGTTATAATGAGATTGTTATTCGCATGCCAAAAACATTTGCTTCACTCGAAGATAAAATACGTCGGCAAGTCGCGGTAAGTTTGACGCGTGGTCGTATTGATGTTTTTATTTCTGTTGATACCTATAGTGAGTCCAAACGTTTGGTCAGAGTTGACAAGGAACTGGCAATGGCTTACCATAAGGCAGTGAATGAGCTTGCTGAATTGTTTGATACAGGATATAATGAATCAGTTAGTCAAATTGCTCGTTATCCTGATGTATTGAAGGTAGAGGAAGTATGTGAAGATGTTACTTTGTTGTGGCCAAAATTGTCTTCTGCTATCGGAGTGGCTCTTGAACATTTAATGAGTATGCGTGTAGCAGAAGGCAATAATATAGAACAAGACTTTGCTAAACGTATTGCTGGTATGCGTAAACTTTTAGCGCAGATTGAAGAACGGGCGCCACTAGTTGTTGAGGAATATCGGCAAAAGATTACAGAACGCATGACGGAGCTATTGCAATCAGTTCAGGCTGCGCCTGATGAAGGTCGTTTGCTGCAAGAAGCCGCTTTGTTTGCAGATCGCATTTCTATTACAGAAGAGATTGTGCGGCTAAAAAGCCACTTTGATCAGTTTACGAGCATCTTAGATAGTAGTGAGGCAGTGGGACGCAAATTGGATTTCTTGGTGCAGGAATTTAATCGTGAAACAAATACAATTGCATCAAAAGCCAATGATTTTCACATTGCGACGCTTACTGTGGCCATGAAAAGCGAAATTGAGAAGGTTCGCGAGCAAATCCAAAATATAGAGTAG